A DNA window from Bradyrhizobium sp. CCBAU 53421 contains the following coding sequences:
- the holA gene encoding DNA polymerase III subunit delta: MVALRGKEIDSFLARPDAGRPIILLYGPDLGLVRERADALMASAVDDPNDPFSVVRLDGDELAAEPSRLVDEAMTVPLFGGRRAIRVRAGSRNFSSGVETLTETPALKDCRIVIEAGELRPESPLRKICERAKNAVAIGCYPDTERDLTKLIEDELRVSNLRLAADARAVLMSLLGGDRMASRNELRKLALFAHGKGEITLDDVMTVVSDASELKLDPIVDGAFAGNAALVETEFTKAMVAGTYPGVIISAAQRQAAWLHKSALAIADGTPASVVLEGGFPRLHFSRKPAVEIALRNFTPQRLVNVIDQLATAALDMRKQASLAAVIAQRALLSIAANAKRRG, from the coding sequence TTGGTCGCGCTTCGCGGAAAAGAGATCGACAGCTTCCTCGCCCGGCCTGATGCCGGCCGTCCGATCATCCTGCTTTACGGCCCGGACCTCGGCCTGGTGCGCGAGCGCGCAGACGCGCTGATGGCCTCCGCGGTCGACGATCCCAACGATCCATTCTCGGTGGTGCGGCTCGATGGCGACGAGCTCGCCGCCGAGCCGTCGCGGCTGGTCGATGAAGCCATGACGGTGCCGCTGTTCGGCGGCCGCCGCGCGATCCGCGTCCGCGCCGGCTCGCGCAACTTCTCCAGCGGTGTCGAGACGCTAACCGAGACCCCAGCCCTGAAGGATTGCCGCATCGTGATCGAGGCCGGCGAGCTCAGGCCGGAATCCCCGCTGCGCAAAATCTGCGAGCGGGCCAAGAATGCGGTCGCGATCGGCTGCTATCCCGACACCGAACGCGACCTGACCAAGCTGATCGAGGACGAGCTGCGGGTTTCAAATCTGCGGCTCGCGGCGGATGCGCGCGCGGTGCTGATGTCGCTGCTCGGCGGCGACCGCATGGCCTCGCGCAACGAGCTGCGCAAGCTCGCGCTGTTCGCACACGGCAAGGGCGAGATCACGCTCGACGACGTGATGACCGTGGTCTCCGACGCCTCCGAACTGAAGCTCGATCCGATCGTCGACGGCGCGTTCGCCGGTAACGCTGCGCTGGTCGAAACCGAGTTCACCAAGGCGATGGTCGCCGGCACCTATCCCGGCGTGATCATCTCGGCCGCGCAGCGCCAGGCGGCGTGGCTGCATAAATCGGCGCTCGCGATCGCCGACGGCACGCCGGCGTCGGTCGTGCTCGAAGGCGGATTTCCGCGGCTGCACTTCTCGCGCAAGCCGGCGGTCGAGATCGCGCTGCGCAATTTCACGCCGCAGCGGCTGGTGAACGTGATCGATCAGCTCGCCACCGCGGCGCTCGACATGCGCAAGCAGGCCTCGCTCGCCGCGGTCATCGCGCAGCGCGCGCTGCTGTCGATCGCAGCGAATGCGAAGCGGCGGGGGTGA
- the rsmG gene encoding 16S rRNA (guanine(527)-N(7))-methyltransferase RsmG: protein MAPAPQSAQLSVSAKDKAAALALTPVSRETEARLDRYIALLLEWQAKTNLVAPSTLPNLWTRHVSDSLQLLSLAPTARSWVDLGSGGGFPGVVLACALAETPGASIHLVERIAKKAAFLREAIRVTASPGTVHLADIGDTVDRIAGPIDCVTARALAPLHQLIGFAEPWVKKGAKALFLKGQDVDAELTEATKYWNIEPKLHASRTGGQGWIVELGSIERR, encoded by the coding sequence ATGGCTCCTGCCCCGCAATCCGCACAACTCAGCGTCTCCGCCAAGGACAAGGCGGCGGCGCTCGCGCTGACGCCTGTTTCACGTGAAACAGAGGCCCGGCTCGATCGCTACATCGCCCTCCTTCTGGAGTGGCAGGCCAAGACCAATCTCGTCGCCCCCTCCACGCTCCCGAATCTCTGGACCCGCCACGTCTCCGATTCGTTGCAGCTCCTGAGCCTTGCGCCAACAGCAAGGTCCTGGGTCGACCTCGGCAGCGGCGGCGGCTTTCCCGGCGTCGTGCTCGCCTGCGCGTTGGCCGAGACACCTGGCGCGTCGATCCATCTGGTTGAGCGAATCGCCAAGAAGGCCGCATTCTTGCGTGAGGCGATTCGGGTCACGGCGTCTCCTGGGACGGTGCACTTGGCTGATATCGGGGATACTGTGGATAGAATCGCGGGCCCCATCGATTGCGTCACCGCGCGGGCGTTGGCTCCGTTACATCAACTGATCGGCTTTGCAGAGCCGTGGGTCAAAAAGGGCGCTAAGGCGCTGTTTTTGAAGGGTCAAGATGTAGATGCCGAATTGACCGAGGCTACTAAATATTGGAATATTGAGCCAAAGCTACACGCCAGCCGGACCGGCGGACAGGGCTGGATCGTCGAACTCGGGTCAATCGAGCGGCGCTAG
- a CDS encoding ParA family protein: MTVMDEVYQGDKALQAPGHPRILSLANQKGGVGKTTTAINLGTALAAIGERVLIVDLDPQGNASTGLGIDRRNRSCSTYDVLIGEAPLRDAVVATAVPRLHIAASTMDLSGLELELGTTPGRAFRLRDAIAGLNNNVSPDSDYTYVLIDCPPSLNLLTVNAMAASDAILVPLQCEFFALEGLSQLLQTVEQVRSTLNPTLSIHGIVLTMFDSRNNLSNQVVADVRQFMGNKVYDTMIPRNVRISEAPSYGKPVLVYDLKCAGSDAYLKLATEVIQRERELRAN; the protein is encoded by the coding sequence ATGACTGTGATGGACGAGGTTTATCAAGGGGATAAGGCGCTTCAAGCGCCGGGCCATCCGCGCATCCTGTCGCTCGCCAACCAGAAGGGCGGCGTCGGCAAGACCACCACAGCGATCAATCTTGGCACCGCACTCGCTGCGATTGGCGAGCGTGTGCTGATTGTCGATCTCGATCCGCAGGGCAACGCCTCGACCGGCCTCGGCATCGATCGCCGCAATCGCAGCTGCTCGACCTACGACGTGCTGATCGGCGAGGCGCCGCTGCGCGATGCCGTGGTCGCGACCGCGGTGCCGCGGCTGCATATCGCCGCCTCCACCATGGATCTCTCCGGCCTCGAGCTCGAGCTCGGCACCACGCCGGGCCGCGCGTTTCGGCTGCGCGATGCGATCGCGGGGCTGAACAACAACGTTTCGCCGGACTCTGATTACACCTACGTGTTGATCGACTGCCCGCCCTCGCTCAATTTGCTCACCGTGAATGCAATGGCCGCGTCGGATGCGATCCTGGTGCCGCTGCAATGCGAGTTCTTCGCGCTCGAAGGTCTGTCGCAATTGCTGCAGACGGTGGAGCAGGTGCGCTCGACGCTCAATCCGACCCTGTCGATCCACGGCATCGTGCTGACCATGTTCGACTCGCGCAACAACCTCTCCAACCAGGTGGTTGCGGACGTGCGCCAGTTCATGGGCAACAAGGTCTACGACACCATGATCCCGCGCAACGTGCGCATCTCGGAAGCGCCGTCCTACGGCAAGCCGGTGCTGGTCTACGATCTCAAATGCGCCGGCAGCGATGCGTATCTCAAGCTCGCCACCGAAGTGATCCAGCGCGAGCGCGAGCTGCGCGCAAATTGA
- a CDS encoding ParB/RepB/Spo0J family partition protein, with translation MADEARSRLGRGLASLIGDVGGEAAAHVERPRSQRKVPIEFLKANPRNPRRSFADAELGELADSIKARGVIQPIVVRAIKGAQDRFEIIAGERRWRASQLAGLHEVPIVPVEVNDADALEIMIIENVQREDLNAMEEALGYHSLADEFKRSQEDIAKIVGKSRSHVANMMRLTKLPAEVQALISKGDLSAGHARALIGVPDPLTAAKRIVAEGLNVRQAEALAHEEGVPERKPQKARSSAAAKVDKDADTLALEKRVSDALGLTVTVSHRDPGGTVQINYRNLEQLDEVVRRLEGG, from the coding sequence ATGGCCGATGAAGCGCGTTCGCGACTGGGGCGCGGGCTGGCAAGCCTGATCGGAGATGTCGGCGGCGAGGCGGCCGCGCATGTCGAGCGGCCGCGCTCGCAGCGCAAGGTGCCGATCGAATTCCTCAAGGCCAACCCGCGCAATCCGCGGCGCAGCTTCGCCGATGCCGAGCTCGGCGAGCTCGCCGATTCGATCAAGGCGCGCGGCGTGATCCAGCCGATCGTGGTGCGCGCGATCAAGGGCGCGCAGGACCGCTTTGAGATCATCGCCGGCGAACGCCGCTGGCGTGCCTCGCAGCTCGCCGGCCTGCACGAAGTGCCGATCGTGCCGGTCGAGGTGAACGATGCCGACGCGCTCGAGATCATGATCATCGAGAACGTCCAGCGCGAAGACCTCAACGCGATGGAAGAGGCGTTGGGCTATCATTCGCTCGCCGACGAGTTCAAACGCAGCCAGGAAGACATCGCCAAGATCGTCGGCAAGAGCCGTAGCCATGTCGCCAACATGATGCGGCTGACCAAGCTGCCCGCCGAAGTGCAGGCGCTGATCTCGAAGGGCGATCTCTCCGCCGGCCACGCCCGCGCGCTGATCGGCGTGCCGGATCCGCTCACTGCCGCAAAGCGCATCGTCGCCGAAGGCCTTAACGTCCGCCAGGCCGAGGCGCTGGCGCATGAGGAGGGCGTGCCGGAGCGCAAGCCGCAGAAGGCGCGGAGCAGCGCCGCGGCCAAGGTCGACAAGGACGCCGATACGCTGGCGCTGGAGAAGCGCGTCAGCGATGCGCTCGGCCTGACCGTCACCGTCAGCCATCGCGATCCCGGCGGCACCGTCCAGATCAACTACCGCAATCTCGAGCAGCTCGATGAGGTGGTACGGCGGCTGGAAGGCGGTTAG